A segment of the Pelodiscus sinensis isolate JC-2024 chromosome 28, ASM4963464v1, whole genome shotgun sequence genome:
GGGACCGCTGCAGCTCtgactccccttctcccctccccgcccttaGGCACCGCTGAGACAGTGCTGgagagaaccggcttttaagctggctccccccagcactggcacctgcttcccctcccaccttgctgccacTCGCATCCCTAGTCTGGAGATTAATGTGGCTGAATAGGGCTGCCTTGTGCTGTGCCTCGTGCTTCTGGTTATTGCCAGGGCCTGACTTGAACTGGGCCATtaggccagggcaggggtaagTCCTATTcattctttctcttctccatcccaGGCCCCTTCCCGTGGCCGTGGGTAGGCTGGCTGGGGGACTGGTTAGTTTGCCAGGTGGGGTTCCTGGGTTTGGTGCATGAGGGGTTTGACCTGGGGAGCCAGGTGTTGGGGAGCAGAGTATCTCTGGGAAGCAGGGTTTATTGGCACGTGGTTTCCATGAAGCACTCGGGATGCTCTTAGCTGTGCCCGGTACAGTGgtgctgggccagcagccagagcccccagtgtgctgtgggaagcagcaggggagCCAAGATGGGGCTAGAGGTTGcctgaaaggggaagggagggctctCCTGCTGCCGGGAATGATTCCTCCAGCAGAGCTGACTGGGTGCCCCTCACTTCGCACCAGCAGAGCTGACTGGGTGCCCCTCAGTCGCTGAGTATctcagggtcaggccagggtggTAGGTGGAGTGGAACCTCCCTCACCACTCCCCAGTGATGAGTGGAGTGGGACCGGAGCTGGTGCCCCAGCATGGTGGTACAAAGGATGCTGTACACCTGGGACGTCTCTCAGCGAGATGTAATGCGAAGACGCAGACCTTGGTTTTGGTTGCAGTGTCCTGACCAGTTCCAGGTCAGATAATCATGTTTAGCCTCCTTTAATTCTCTCTGCGGGATTACTTCACTTGAGTAATCAACAGTTGAGTCAAACAGTTGGCAAGCCCCACCCCAAGAGGCAGGGTTCAGTGGAGAGGCAGTGGGCCCTAAGTGCAGCTAATAAAGTGCTGGGAGAGCCCTCAGGATGGAGGTGCTGAGGGATAAACTGTGTCAGCAGGGAGGCTGTCCCTCACTCCAATTGCTCCTGTTCTCTGGAGACACACCAGCCTTCTGCAGCGACCCAGGGCAAGCAAGGCTCCTGTGCTGATCTGAATTGCAGATCTGGCCTGGAAATGCAGGGCTCTTCCCAGCGCCTTGCACTGTACTGccagtgggaggcagcagtgagatCCTGCAGGCTCCGgaaccctgcccttgctgctcCCAGACCTCAGGAGACCCTCTGCCTTGACGCCTCACCCCTGATTGGCCTGACTCTGTTTGTTCTTGCCTCCCCTAGCTGTGGTGGCATGTGAGGAGCTCTCTTGCCAAGAAGGCAGCTCGCAGCTTGGGGGCCCTCACAGGGGCGGAGGCACCGTCCCTTTCCGCGAGGACTCCAGCGTGGGCGGCTGCCAGAGGACTCCAGAATGACACTTGTTACAGTCGGCGTGAGAGGCACCCGGTGGCAAAGGCAGTAGGCACCCTGGAGCTCCCCCAAtgcaggagcagggatggagcccACCTCACCCCTGTGACGAGACCTTTCCTGCTCTGAGCAAGCCAAAGGGGATTCCGCTGCCAGGCCCCTCAGGGGTCGGCCTGCAGCAAGACTTGTTTGGTGGGCCCCGAGGGGAGTCCCCAGTCCCACAGCTGCCTTGTTCCAGTGCCACTCGCAGACCGTGCTGACCCCCAAGCCGCCGTCTCACCTGACCGTCCCCTTGCTTGGTTCCCTCACATTCCTCTCCCGGGGGCTGCTAGAAAAGGATGTGAACTTTGGAATGGAGTCcgtgatcagctggggactcggaGCATGCATGGAACTGCCGCTGAGTAGCAGGACTGGCTGATCACTTTGGAGAccccttctctcctgcctcagGGTCGCTGGGCTTTGGCCCTGCCTGGACCCTCCATCAtgttcctcctgctcccctttgACAGCCTGGTTGTTAACCTGCTGGGGATCTCCTTGACCGTGCTCTTCACGCTGCTGCTGGTTTTCATCATCGTGCCAGCCATTTTCGGGGTCTCCTTTGGCATCCGTAGGATTTACATGAAAACACTCTTAAAGATTTTCCGGGTGAGTCCTGCCTCTGGGCTGTCCTgcgggggagtttgggtgctctGAGCCCTGTTCATGAGCCTGGGGGAAATCCCTGGCAGGGGCATGTGCCTTTGAGTAGGGGGTGTCCCTGTCCCTGGTGTGGGGTGCTGACTGAGGGCTGGGCTGTTGGTAGTGCAAGAAAcctcctggggggaaggggccctTGGAGTGGCTCCAGCATATCTGCCACACTCCGTTATCGAGCCAAATCCAGCTCCCTAGATCATTCCAAAGTGCCCCCATGCTGAGGACAGAGCCCTTGTAAACAAGTGCCCCAGTCTGTCCCCTTTGGGTGAGTCAATGATGTCAGCACCTCTCAAGAACATctcagtggggggcggggagggggagaccaaggggagcaggggaggagcaggtgcctcattcctgggggtggggagggctggggcagcaacagcagcatctCTTCTTGAACACACAGATGAGTGAAGGAAGCTGGGTGTCAGCTGGGCGCTCCGctgtgcaggggccctggcccacaTGCTCTGTGGTCTGTGCTGCCATCTGCTCGCCTACCCAAGGaaacaggctggcactggggcctgCTGCCAGTGTGGAGCTGGGGCTGATTCCAGAACTGCAGCCTCTGAGGGGCAGCCAGTAGCCCTCAGATGCCAAGTGGAATTTTCTAGATTGTTCCTGCCTGCCCTTGGCTGCATTAGGGCTGGGGCCTCCTGCGAGACAGGATCCGTGCAGGCGTGGGCTCTGCCGCGCTCCCAGGAGGAGGCCAAGGCTGCTTGGTAGCAACGTTCCATGCAGAGAAGCGGAGCTCTGTGGCCGTGCTGCCCTGGGGCGACGGGGCTCCAGGGTGAgccctgcaggctctgggagcagccaggtcatTCTCTGTCCAGGCCCATCCAGTCCCTTACTCGCATGGGGAAGGTGGGGCTCTGTCATGTAACTAGCCAGTTGTGTGGGAGGATTCAGCTCCTGGGACCAGAGGCTGCCCTTGGACGAGTCTGCCTGGCCATGAagttctcccccagcccttcagGGCCTAGGGCTGGTTCAGGGCTGCCAGCTCAGTGGGTGCGATCAGAACTCTGCAAGGGCCCTGCCCCAAAGCTTGGCCAAAAGGATTGAACTCAGACCAGACCCTCTCCAAAGGCTGCCACAGCACCACTTCCTGCCATTATCCCAGTACTTCCTGTCCAGTCCTCCCTCCTCAcagcctgctggggggctggcgtattgggagctccccccacagccagccctgcctcctccctgtggGAGAGACGGGAGGGGGCTGGCATAGCTGGGAGCTCCCCTCGTAGCCAGCACctgcccctgctgggagagaggggaggggaacggACCCTGGAGTCGGTGTGCACAGTTTGCTTTCCGGGATGAGACAGGTTGGAGAGAATTCTGTTCATTTTTGAGCGTTTTTAAATTTGCCTCCATTTAAATGTTCACTCTTATGGAAAATTGCGGGGGCCAGTTACCGAATGACAGTGGACTAGAGATTTGAGATGGAGCTGTGGAAGGGTTCAAACACAGCTCGTCAGTATCACGTCAGAGTTTACACAGCAAATCTCGTAGGCTCTCAAgcagccttttctcctctgctTAGCAGTCAtgtgggattatttttcccatggTTGCGTGCGTGCGGTGAAATAGCCATTCGGAGCAGAATCGAACCCTTCCCAGACTCGCTATCGAGACGGCTCCGTGGAGGGCAGGCTGACCGCCTGGAAATCCAGCCTGTGTGTTTGTCTGATGCCCTTGGGAAGCAGCCGAGGGGGAGATTTCTGTGAATAAGGGTGATGTGGGCACTGACTCTGGCAGTAGCTGTCAGACAGCTGCCTGGCGACTGTTCGGTCCGGTTGGCCATGAGCAGCCCTGCAGAGAAGTAGCCGCAGCTGTTAGCttagtgggaggagggaggagggaggggtcccAGCCCCTCGCGCTATTGGCTGGCTGGTTGCATCAGTAACCTTGAAATGCAGCCTCTGATCCCAGGAGGGAGGAGATGAGATGCAGGAGGACCGTGCCAGGTTGGTCACCTGCTCACCCTGTGCTGGAGACCCCCGCCCAGCGGCCAGAGCAAGTGATCAGAGTCCACATGGAGTCCAGCCAAGGGCCCCCTGCTAAGGGAGCAGCAGAGTGCCCGGGACTGCCGGAAGGCAGCAGGCCACTCTCTCGGGCTGGGCAAGGTGCTGCGGACCACCCGGCTCCGGGAGAGGGGTTGCTCTGCTCTCAAATGCTTCGGCTCTGAGGGTGTCCCTCCGGTAACCCAGCACCCAAAGCAAATGCTTCCCCGTGCTctgcgcctggccgtgccacCGTGACCGGCGCCCTCTCATAGGCAATGCCGTCCCGCCTGGCCGCCTGGGGCTTGCCCAGCCTGTGTGGAGTACCCCTCTGTCCCCACAGCCGGGGCTTAGAATCGGCTCACCTTGTCTCTTTCAGTGGGCGACGCTGCGGATAGAGCGTGGCGCCAAGGAGAAGAAACACCCATTGTACAAGCCCTATGTGAATGGTGAgggcctgccagcccctcccatcaGCAGCTCTGGGTCTTTGTGGCCACATGGGGGTGGGATGGATGTCTGGGGGGGTCTCATGTCtagggcagagcccagggctgatCCTGCCTGTGGGCAGTGGGTGGGAGAGTGGGTTGGTGACAGGTTGGCTGGCCCGCctgtgggagggtggggcagaTAGATGGGAGAGTGGGCAGGTCGGCTGGCCCCCCCGTGAGTGGGTGGGGCAGATGGATGGGAGAGTGGGCCGTGCGCAGGTCGGCTGGCCCCCCCGGTGAGTGGGTGGGGCAGATGGATGGGAGAGTGGGCCGTGCGCAGGTTGGCTGGCCCCCCCGGTGAGTGGGTGGGGCAGATGGATGGGAGAGTGGGCCGTGCGCAGGTCGGCTGGCCCCCCCGGTGAGTGGGTGGGGCAGATGGATGGGAGAGTGGGCCGTGCGCAGGTTGGCTGGCCCCCCCGGTGAGTGGGTGGGGCAGATGGATGGGAGAGTGGGCCGTGCGCAGGTCGGCTGGCCCCCCCGGCGAGTGGGTGGGGCAGATGGATGGGAGAGTGGGCCGTGCGCAGGTTGGCTGGCCCCCCAGTGGGTGGGAGAGTGGGTTGGGGACAGGTTGGCTGGCCCCCCTGTGGGAGGGTAGGGCAGATGGATGGGAGAGTGGGCCGTGGGCAGGTCGGCTGGCCccccggtgggtgggtggggcagaTGGATGGGAGAGTGGGCCGTGGGCAGGTCGGCTGGCCccccggtgggtgggtgggcCATGCGCAGGTCGGCTGGCCCCCCTGCAGGTAGACAGGCCTGTCAAGCTGCCCTCACTGGAACCCCTGCCCACCCGTGGCGCAGGTATCATTGCAAAGGAGCCCACGTCCCTGGAGGAGGAGATCAAAGAGATCCGCCGGAGCGGCAGCAGCAAAGCCCTGGACGCGCCCGAGTTCGAGCTCTCCGACATCTTCTACTTCTGCCGCAAGGGCATCGAGACCATCATGGATGATGAGGTGACCAAGCGGTTCTCCGCTGAGGAGCTGGAGTCTTGGAACTTGCTCAGCCGGACCAACTACAACTTCCAGTACATCAGCCTGCGCCTCACGGTGCTGTGGGGGCTGGGCGTGCTCATCCGgtactgcttcctgctgccactcaGGTGAGGAGCGCCCAGAGGCCTCCCAGCACTGCACTGCCTGGCACATTGCTTGCTTCCGCTGATGGCCTCTGCCTTCTGctctgggagaagagtggggcCTAGaggttagagcagtggtggggctgggggtcccaggaagtcccctgcactcccttcagtccatcctctctgCAGCTGTCTCAGCTGGGCCCTCTTGGTAGCACGAGGACCTAGAGGGACCCCCAGTCTGCAGCGGCTCCATTGAGAGGCAAGGCTTCCATCCCTGGGTGCATGGAGCTCATTGGCCAGCCTGTAacatccctctccctcctgcaggATCGCCCTGGCCTTCACAGGCATCAGCTTGTTGGTGGTTGGCACCACAGTGGTGGGATATTTGCCCAATGGAAGGTGAGTTGGCCCGGCTGTGGGCAGGCGGGGGAGATGTATGCCTCAGTGGCTGTGGGACACACAGCACAGCCCCTGTGCAGCAGCCTCACTGAAAGGAGCAGACCAGGGCCCAGCTTAGCTGAGCAGTTTCACTCTGTCTCTTGGCTTGGGGCTGGCTGgcggatggggtggggtggggccagcgGAACTGGGTTGGAGCGCTTACAAATGCCTCTGCTCCtggaggcagagggtgggggagtcGCTGGCCCTTCTCGTGGAGGGCTCTCAGGTCGCTGTCCGCCCTGTGTCCCAGATCCCCCAGCACAGCACATGCACTGTCTCACCTGCACGGTCTGTGCGGCTGGGGAACAAGCTCTGTTCTGCCCCGGCAGGTGGAAGGAGTTCCTGAGCAAGCACGTTCACCTGATGTGCTACCGGATCTGCGTGCGCGCCCTCACTGCCATCATCACCTACCATGACCGGTAAGGGCCTCCCCAGCCACTGCTCTCCCCGGCTCAGGCTAGGCCGGGCTAGGCTGTTTCCATGTCGTCCGTCTTGGCTTTGTGTTCTGTTCAGGGAAAACAGGCCCCGGAACGGAGGCATCTGCGTGGCTAATCACACCTCCCCCATTGACGTGATCATCCTGGCCAGTGACGGCTACTACGCCATGGTGAGGGCTGGGCCCGGAGCAGGCCACGGtgctgcctgggggtgggggttggcaaAGCGCGTGGGCTTGTCGGGGCCTGGGTCTGGCTGCCCAGCATAGCCCCTCTCTGGCTGActgcctggcactggctgcccagcGCTGCCTGTGTACAGCCCCTCTCTGGCTAATTGTCCGGCGGGGACTGGCCACCCCGGGGCACCCAGCTGCTGAGGCCTGTACCGCTCTGGTGTGGGGGCTCACAGCTTGCCGAGGCCCCAGGCTACTGGCCATtgcgctgggggctgggctggttgccatctcagcctggctgccctgaagGTGAGAGGGGGTTTGGGATCCTTCCAGACTCCCCCTCTGGCAACTTTGGCACATTCTCCCGCCCCAGGGTGGCTTTCCCCACAGCCCCCGGAGAGGAGCAGGGCACCCTGCTGGGCAgcgggggtctggctgggagctgcttggaCTCCTGCATCCAAGGCTGTAACAGGAGTCGTCTTCCTCTGGCTTAGGTGGGTCAGATCCACGGGGGCCTCATGGGCATGATCCAGAGGGCTGTGGTGAAGGCGTGTCCCCACGTCTGGTTCGAACGCTCTGAGGTCAAAGATCGCCACCTCGTGGCCAAAAGGTAGGACAGCGGCTGAGCGCGTTCtcccagcgggggagggagggcctgCCCCAGACAGCTATCCAGGGGTGGGCTTGGGTTCCCAggtggctctcgggagcctgggaGCTGTCCCATTCCAGGGGCGTTTCACGCACGCTGCCGCCTGGAGGCTAATGGCTGGTCAGGGCGGCCCCAGGGCGCCATGCCAGTCGGTGACTGTCTTCCCTGCAGGCTGACGGAGCACGTCCAGGACAAGAGCAAACTGCCCATCCTCATCTTCCCAGAAGGTGAGTTGCAGACCGGCCGCATCACACCCCATCCTCTGGGGCAAGGCAGTGGCCCACACCCTCAGCCTGGCCGCGTGAGCCCTCGCCAGG
Coding sequences within it:
- the GPAT4 gene encoding glycerol-3-phosphate acyltransferase 4 isoform X2, translated to MFLLLPFDSLVVNLLGISLTVLFTLLLVFIIVPAIFGVSFGIRRIYMKTLLKIFRWATLRIERGAKEKKHPLYKPYVNGIIAKEPTSLEEEIKEIRRSGSSKALDAPEFELSDIFYFCRKGIETIMDDEVTKRFSAEELESWNLLSRTNYNFQYISLRLTVLWGLGVLIRYCFLLPLRIALAFTGISLLVVGTTVVGYLPNGRWKEFLSKHVHLMCYRICVRALTAIITYHDRENRPRNGGICVANHTSPIDVIILASDGYYAMVGQIHGGLMGMIQRAVVKACPHVWFERSEVKDRHLVAKRLTEHVQDKSKLPILIFPEGTCINNTSVMMFKKGSFEIGATVYPVAIKYDPQFGDAFWNSSKYGMVTYLLRMMTSWAIVCSVWYLPPMSSPRRTLSSLPTG
- the GPAT4 gene encoding glycerol-3-phosphate acyltransferase 4 isoform X1, giving the protein MFLLLPFDSLVVNLLGISLTVLFTLLLVFIIVPAIFGVSFGIRRIYMKTLLKIFRWATLRIERGAKEKKHPLYKPYVNGIIAKEPTSLEEEIKEIRRSGSSKALDAPEFELSDIFYFCRKGIETIMDDEVTKRFSAEELESWNLLSRTNYNFQYISLRLTVLWGLGVLIRYCFLLPLRIALAFTGISLLVVGTTVVGYLPNGRWKEFLSKHVHLMCYRICVRALTAIITYHDRENRPRNGGICVANHTSPIDVIILASDGYYAMVGQIHGGLMGMIQRAVVKACPHVWFERSEVKDRHLVAKRLTEHVQDKSKLPILIFPEGTCINNTSVMMFKKGSFEIGATVYPVAIKYDPQFGDAFWNSSKYGMVTYLLRMMTSWAIVCSVWYLPPMSRQPEEDAVQFANRVKSAIARQGGLVDLLWDGGLKREKVKDTFKEEQQKLYSKTLVGNHENRSRS
- the GPAT4 gene encoding glycerol-3-phosphate acyltransferase 4 isoform X3, whose amino-acid sequence is MRQWATLRIERGAKEKKHPLYKPYVNGIIAKEPTSLEEEIKEIRRSGSSKALDAPEFELSDIFYFCRKGIETIMDDEVTKRFSAEELESWNLLSRTNYNFQYISLRLTVLWGLGVLIRYCFLLPLRIALAFTGISLLVVGTTVVGYLPNGRWKEFLSKHVHLMCYRICVRALTAIITYHDRENRPRNGGICVANHTSPIDVIILASDGYYAMVGQIHGGLMGMIQRAVVKACPHVWFERSEVKDRHLVAKRLTEHVQDKSKLPILIFPEGTCINNTSVMMFKKGSFEIGATVYPVAIKYDPQFGDAFWNSSKYGMVTYLLRMMTSWAIVCSVWYLPPMSRQPEEDAVQFANRVKSAIARQGGLVDLLWDGGLKREKVKDTFKEEQQKLYSKTLVGNHENRSRS